The proteins below are encoded in one region of Pseudomonas entomophila L48:
- the dsbG gene encoding thiol:disulfide interchange protein DsbG, with protein sequence MRLNALLPLTLALLAAPVLQAEELPKPIQQLQAKGAVIKGSFDAPNGLRGYAAEYHNNGIALYLTSDGKHVLVGSLFDEQGKDLSAEPLEKLVYAPMSKAVWAKMEKAAWIQDGKVDAPRIVYLFSDPNCPYCNMFWEQARPWVESGKVQLRHIMVGIIREDSPGKSAALLAAKDPAKALQTHEKAGKASTLKALESVPETVQKKLEGNQALMEELGLAATPAIFYQDEKGQLQSQQGAPRPEMLGKILGKR encoded by the coding sequence ATGCGATTGAATGCGCTGCTGCCCCTGACCCTCGCCCTGCTCGCCGCCCCCGTGCTGCAAGCAGAAGAGCTGCCCAAGCCGATCCAGCAACTGCAGGCCAAGGGCGCCGTGATCAAGGGCAGCTTCGACGCCCCCAATGGCCTGCGCGGCTATGCCGCCGAGTACCACAACAACGGTATTGCCTTGTACCTGACGTCCGACGGCAAGCATGTGCTGGTGGGCAGCCTGTTCGACGAGCAGGGCAAGGACCTCAGCGCCGAGCCACTGGAGAAGCTGGTGTACGCGCCCATGAGCAAGGCGGTCTGGGCGAAGATGGAAAAGGCCGCCTGGATCCAGGACGGCAAGGTCGATGCGCCGCGTATCGTCTACCTGTTCAGCGACCCCAACTGCCCGTACTGCAACATGTTCTGGGAGCAGGCGCGGCCGTGGGTGGAGTCGGGCAAGGTGCAATTGCGCCACATCATGGTCGGCATCATCCGCGAGGACAGCCCGGGCAAGTCCGCCGCCCTGCTGGCCGCCAAGGACCCGGCCAAGGCGTTGCAAACCCACGAGAAGGCTGGCAAGGCCAGTACGCTCAAGGCGTTGGAGAGCGTGCCTGAGACCGTGCAGAAGAAGCTCGAAGGCAACCAGGCACTGATGGAAGAGTTGGGGTTGGCGGCGACGCCGGCGATCTTCTATCAGGATGAGAAAGGCCAGTTGCAGAGCCAGCAAGGGGCGCCGCGACCGGAGATGCTGGGCAAGATTCTCGGCAAGCGCTGA
- a CDS encoding TlpA family protein disulfide reductase, with protein MLTVTLGPLTMALNHLLLLAALGIASLVGWRVAKRGGENPESALFNLFLLGLLFARLGFVLAYWPMYRDDPLQIIDIRDGGFLLWGGLLGVVLGTVWQGWRRPGLRRPLGWALFSGALFWGLGSLASHLYSKGTELPQMTLHDSRGQAVALHDYRGKPLVINIWATWCPPCRREMPVLQQAEDDYPHVTFLFVNQGETPENVSTFMATTGLMLSHVLFDGTGELARRVGSMALPTTLFYNADGRLVGSHLGELSRASLRHALEPFERADAPAPQGN; from the coding sequence ATGCTGACCGTCACCCTCGGGCCATTGACCATGGCCCTGAACCACCTGCTGCTGCTCGCAGCCCTGGGCATCGCCAGCCTGGTGGGCTGGCGCGTGGCCAAACGCGGCGGCGAGAACCCTGAGTCGGCGCTGTTCAACTTGTTCCTGCTGGGCCTGCTGTTCGCCCGCCTGGGCTTCGTGCTGGCCTACTGGCCGATGTACCGCGACGACCCGCTGCAGATCATCGATATCCGCGACGGCGGCTTCCTGCTCTGGGGCGGCCTGCTGGGCGTGGTGCTGGGCACAGTCTGGCAAGGCTGGCGCCGCCCGGGCCTGCGCCGGCCACTGGGCTGGGCGTTGTTCAGCGGCGCGCTGTTCTGGGGGCTCGGCAGCCTGGCCAGCCACCTCTACAGCAAGGGCACCGAGCTGCCGCAGATGACCCTGCACGACAGCCGCGGCCAGGCCGTGGCCCTGCACGACTACCGTGGCAAGCCACTGGTGATCAACATCTGGGCCACCTGGTGCCCACCCTGCCGCCGTGAGATGCCGGTGCTGCAACAGGCCGAGGACGACTACCCCCACGTGACCTTCCTGTTCGTCAACCAGGGCGAGACCCCGGAAAACGTCAGCACCTTCATGGCCACCACCGGCCTGATGCTGTCCCATGTGCTGTTCGACGGCACCGGCGAGCTGGCCCGGCGGGTCGGCTCCATGGCCCTGCCCACCACCCTGTTCTACAACGCCGATGGCCGGCTGGTCGGCAGCCACCTGGGCGAACTGTCGCGCGCCAGCCTGCGCCACGCCCTGGAACCCTTCGAACGCGCCGACGCGCCCGCCCCACAAGGAAACTGA